The DNA window GCAGTTGAAGGAAAATCTCAGATAATGCATGGCTCATCCAGCCTCCAGCTAGAGCTGTGTGCCTCGCCAGAAATGAAGTGTCATAGGGAGACTGTCGCTGTGAAAACAATGgagaccaaaatgcccatcctgaaccacattttttcTATTAAAGAGGAGCCCTTAGTGGAGGTCCAGGTGACACCAGAGGCGGAGATGGAACTGGAGTTGGAGACAGAGAGCCAACAGGCAAGCTCTGACAGCCTTCTGTCCTCTGCGCAGAAGATCATCAGCTCCAGCGGCAACAGTGCCGGCCATGTCAACGTCATCGTGGAACGCCTCCCCTGTGCTGAAGAACCAGTGTCCAGCAAGCCTTTGCTCCTCAGTCCAGAGGTGGCAGGAGACAAGACGCTCCTTGCCTCTGAGGAGCCGGAGGTAGAGAGCCAACGCCACCCTATATACTTTAAACAACAGGAGGAGGTTGTGATTGGTTGGAATGGAGGTGATCGTCAACAGAATGAGACGTCATCTTCAGGTTCTCCATCAGATGAAAATGTACCACCAGTTCGGAGGAGGACTTATTCAGAGTCTCTTCGGCTTCATTCTTTGGCCGCCGAGGCACTGGTGGCCATGCCCATGAGGGCCCCTGAGCTTAGCAAAACTGCCGTCAAAGGCATCGATGGCCTGAGCATGCAAAACCCCGACACAGGCCAGAGAATTTTAGAGATTGCTACAACTGCTGCCACTGCCAACCCTAAGGCATCTTCAGGAGAGCTCACTGGTACAATTGGAGATCCAGCTGCTCTTCTTAACCTTGGCCTCCAGAGTTCAAAAGGTTCGAGAGATCTGCTGGTTGAGGGACCCTCCAAAGCTGGCATCAGTATGTCTCTCTTGACCGTCATCGAGCGACTGCAAGAGCGCTCAGACCAAAACACTTCTGACGATGACATATTAAAGGAGTTGCAGGACAACGCCCAAAGCCAACAAAGTAGTGGAGTCCCTGGGGGTGTTGTTGGGTCTGGGGATGTTTCCACTACAGAAGGTCTTGTGGAATATATTGATGGGAGCGAGAGGCCCTATCGTTGTCGACTGTGCCTTTACAGCAGTGGGAACAAGGGTTACATCAAGCAGCACCTCCGTGTACATAGACAGAGACAACCTTACCAGTGCCCCATCTGTGAGCACATAGCCTGTGACAGCAAAGACCTGGAACGTCATATGATCCACCACTGCAAGACCCGCATGTACAGCTGCAAACAGTGTGACGAGAGTTTCCACTACAAGGTGAGGAAAAAGGACACAAACCTGTGTAGTGGAAAAAAGCATTGTTGATACTGGCAACAGTGCTGGGCTGGGAATATTTTACTCGTTAATTACTCTgaattagtttaaacactttaagCAACAGCACTATTGTCCTTTTTCCTTATTCTTAGACCTTATTTTTAGCTAAAGGTATTTTTAATGAAATGAGGCCAAACTAATCATGCTTCAATCATATCAGTGGAAAGGcacctttctttttttcttttttttatattaagagTTCCTTGTGCATTTAAACAAAATTCCTTGAGAGCATACAGTGTAGCTCTACACATGGCtgaacaataaggattttttttattattatcttgttATCTACTGACCCAGTTTGGGACAGTAGTTCAGATTtgtacttgccctgccaacataTTCATTGGCccaaccaaattttttttttcttttttgcattgtatatTCGTATGTGCCAAAAATAATATTTCTCACTAGCTAAATgatgttttcttaaaaataataataataataattttttggagaataaaaataaaattaggtgtctatatttattgttttatattgtcATAGTGATATaaatgtcgtcatggcaatgaagttgtaaaattggaaatagctttacacagaaatgtttaGTTAGCGACTAAAATTTAGTTATCgctcaaaaatcatgttaacacatattgttcacgtcttgtggctatacttttaaagcagttagtattttagcttttatggattggcccaattcacttccattgtaagtgcctaattgtaacccagatttttgcttttttttatagaaaaggagggacaagacaaagtaaattttttttgctaatcaacattatgccacaaatgttgctgattgagcttaacttgtcccgaacccagaatattcttttaaagggaAATCAAAAGTGTTCAAGTACCCCCTGCGGTACACAAacccctggttgggaatcacAGTATTACAGGACTGTGCCTATAGCAGTACAGAAGCTTGTATTGTAAGAACGCATGTATGTGAGTCATGTATAATGtgtttgcttttttgtgtgtgtgtgtgtgtgtgtgtgggccacAAAACACTAAGGGCACAGAGTACTGCTCTTATCAGAACAAGGAATAAATTAACACTACAATTTGGTGCCACTGTATTTGAGCAGGTTTCAGTCTTTCTTAATAGGGAGCAAGTATTAATAGTAGCCTCCTTTAGATTGTCACACTGGAGTTCAGAGTTTCTAATGTTGAAGTGCACAGCTCTCCCTTCCACTGCTGCTTTATTAATAAAGTTTGTCCTTATGAAGAACTGATGATGTTTTTATTAATACCTCACTCAGAGTCAGCTGAGGAACCACGAGAGAGACCGCCATGGGATAAATGACATCAGCGGCACGCTGACCCATGCCGCTGAAAGCACTGTAACCATGGAGGAATCAGGAAAGATGACCGATGAGGGTGAGTATGGAGTGATCTTTCAGCTCCACACAATGAAACACAAGCTGTTAAAGTGGAAATCGAGTGTGTCCCAAAATCtagtgaaaaagtttttttttctccactaaaCCTAGATTGCAGAATGGTGTCAATACTTATTGAGCTTAACAGGGCTTTATAAGAATTAAAGACTAGATTttcatttcctgaagaaaatgccAGTGCTTGCAAGACAGTGAAAGAATATTTTCTGATTtagaaaaatgctgtttttcccccctttattttttgttttttgtcaatgTGAATATTAAATTCactgtgtgtttctctctcttgTCCAGATCCTGTCAGTGAACAGAGTATTTTCAAATGTGATGTATGCGACTACACCAGTTCCACATATGTTGGAGTACGCAACCATCGACGAATCCACAACTCTGATAAAccatacaggtttgaaaaaaggtttttcattttaaataaggataaatgtatccaccttattttgcaacacgGAAGTAAGCAGTGATTGCATTTCCAGCAAGTGTGACAAATTTCTGCTGTCATTGACTgcaatgtaaataactagaaggatgATAATACCAAAATTCAGTGATAGTGGCTTATAAATTATCACacaaccaaagaatgtacagcaGAGTAATATCCTAATCTCTGATAATTTTCTAACATCCTTATTTATAGCAAAAGAGTaattaaatcattcacttgttgctgttacagttgtgctcaaaagtttgcacacccttcaAGAATTAGTAataccattttaaag is part of the Myxocyprinus asiaticus isolate MX2 ecotype Aquarium Trade chromosome 2, UBuf_Myxa_2, whole genome shotgun sequence genome and encodes:
- the znf507 gene encoding zinc finger protein 507; the protein is MEDSSGVAVLVPHSRGQQDAVFIPDPHLHDGEDQQKQAADSLIQVIEKLSKIVDKRPRRCTVSGKKRPSMNCASVPAPDRRDGTGGPSACKRPREQRQDRPTSSCTPGHAFEQEPSSLGTRTVTCYQCNMCRFISPTLEMLKEHLLHHDEQQSDLILMCSECQFTSNQQEELVAHVRLHMEEGDHAKSIIEEQRTALERSIQHRMTNNFESEETSTPKKWYSFEQGRYRCLICKYECRQQRNLKTHAWKHAGLVDCSYPIFEDEVDCPDSSSPPLVQAVKEDTIVVLAAVEGKSQIMHGSSSLQLELCASPEMKCHRETVAVKTMETKMPILNHIFSIKEEPLVEVQVTPEAEMELELETESQQASSDSLLSSAQKIISSSGNSAGHVNVIVERLPCAEEPVSSKPLLLSPEVAGDKTLLASEEPEVESQRHPIYFKQQEEVVIGWNGGDRQQNETSSSGSPSDENVPPVRRRTYSESLRLHSLAAEALVAMPMRAPELSKTAVKGIDGLSMQNPDTGQRILEIATTAATANPKASSGELTGTIGDPAALLNLGLQSSKGSRDLLVEGPSKAGISMSLLTVIERLQERSDQNTSDDDILKELQDNAQSQQSSGVPGGVVGSGDVSTTEGLVEYIDGSERPYRCRLCLYSSGNKGYIKQHLRVHRQRQPYQCPICEHIACDSKDLERHMIHHCKTRMYSCKQCDESFHYKSQLRNHERDRHGINDISGTLTHAAESTVTMEESGKMTDEDPVSEQSIFKCDVCDYTSSTYVGVRNHRRIHNSDKPYRCCSCDFATTNMNSLKCHMKRHPQEHQAMQLLEQYRCSLCGYVCSHPPSLKSHMWKHAGDQNYNYEQVNKAINEAISQSSRSPTVSLKSTPETGVERPYIVLSRKDQQLSEVSSATGATGTAASERSSSSREQASRAMAWRGSTGQAGAGMEYCVLLFCCCICGFESTSKEQLMEHMKQHEGDLINIILSKEQQGNQPAETSSSQ